The Pseudomonas multiresinivorans DNA window ATTCCAGGCTCGTGGGGGCCGCCACCCGCGTTGGGTGGCAACCTTCCACCCGGTCATCGAGCTCCCGAAGGGCTCTGGTGAAGGACCTGGCAACTGGGGCATGCTCTGAACGACGCCCGCCTATGCCGAAAACAATCACGGGCGCATGAAACTGCCTCGGAAGCGCCATGGACAAGCCAAGCAGCACAACAACAAACGTCTCAGCTCCGCACGACCGCCCCGCCGAACCGGCACTGACCACGGCCCTGGATCGCTCGAAGCTGGTCCCTCCGCGCAGCGGCAGCCGCACCATCAGCCGTGACCGCCTGCTGCAGCAGCTGGTGGAAAACCGCCGGCGCCGCTGCACGGTGATCAAGGGCCCTGCCGGCTGGGGCAAGACCACCCTCCTGCTCGCCTGTCGCCAGCAGTTGCTCTCGCTGGGTTTCGAAGTCGCGTGGCTGAGCCTGGGCCCGGAGGACAACGACCTGGGCCGCTTCATCGACTACCTGCTCGGCAGCCTGGCGCAGATCGACCTGCAGATGGTGCAGCACGCATCCCTGATGGAGGCTCACGGGTTCGACAGCGAATCGGTGGAGCGCACCATCATCACCCTGGTGCAGGGCGTCGCCAGCAGCCAGCGCGAAGTAGTGCTGGTGCTCGATGACCTGCACAGCCTGACCGACGTTGGCATCCACCAGGCCCTGCAATGGCTGCTCGACTACGCGCCGAGCAACCTGCACCTGGTGCTCGGCACCCGCAGCGCGGTGCCGCTGTCGCTTGCCCGCCTGCGCAGCCAGGGGCAGGTCCTGGAGCTGGATCTACGCGACCTGAGCTTCACCCTCGAGGAAACCCGGCAGTTCCTGCAGCAGCAACTGGGCGAACTGGCTACCGATGAGATACGTCAGATCCACGAATTGACCGACGGCTGGATTGCCGGCCTGCAACTGCTCGCCGCCAGCCGGCGCAAGCCATCCCAGGGCAGCAACGGCGCACCCTCTCCCCTGCGCGACCACCAGGCCTTCGCCAGCTATTTCGAATCGACCGTGCTGGCTCGCCTGCAACCCGACGATGTCGAACTGCTCCTGCACACCGCCGTGTGCAATCGCTTCTGCCCCAGCCTGTGCGCAGCACTCGTCGATCGCCCGGAGGCCATCGCCGAAGCCGTGGAACTGCTCGCGCGCCTGGAGCAGGACAACCTGTTCCTGATTGCCCTGGAGACGCCCGATCAGGAAAACTGGTATCGCCTGCACCCCCTGCTGCGGGAGACGCTCCTTGGCCTCTTCGCCCGCCTGCCCGCCCAGCAGCAGAGCGCGGTACACAGCCGCGCCTGGCAATGGCAGCGCGATCGCGGGCAACTGGTCGAGGCCGTCCGCCATGCCGTAGCCGGCGGCCAGGCCGCAATGGCGGCGCAACTGGTCGAGGATCAGCTCGAAGCGCTGTATGCCCAGGGCGACCTGCGCATCCTCATCGAACTGGCGCGCCTGCTGCCCAGGGAGCAGATCCAGACCAGCATCCGCCTGCGCCTGCTGCTGGCACGCATGCAGGTTTTCGCCCGCGACTTCAACGCCTGCGAAAACAGCATCTCCAGCCTGGAACGAGACCTGCCGGTCGATGATGAAGATTCACGCTTCCGCCTCGCGATGCTGCGCGCCGTACTGGCGGTGCAGCGCGACGATACCGACGAGGCACTGGCGATCCTGCCACAACTGCTCAACCCGCCACCGGGCGTCAACTCGGTGATGCTCGGCGGCAGCCTGAACATCCTCTCCTGGCTGTACATGAACCGCGGTGAGTACGAGCGGGCGCGGCAGGTACAGCTGGATCGCCCGCCGCTGCTGGTCAACGGTGCGCCGTTGCTCGGCACTGCCGGCGGGACATTGCAGGGCCGTTGCCTGATCGGCCTGAGCCTGGCGATGGAGGGCCAGATCAGCCAGGCAGAGCGCATCTACCGCGAGGTCATCTACGAAGCGCAGCGCCACGGCCGCTCCTGTGCGGACGCGCTGCACCTGGCCACCGCCCTGCTGGGCGACACGCTGTACGAAAGCAACGAGATCGAAGCCGCGCTGGCCCTGCTGGAACCGCAGATCGATGTACTGGAGCGCATCTCGATTCCCGACTCGGTCCTGCGCGCCCTGGAGGTACTGGGCAAGGCGCACTGGGTCGCGGGCAACCGCCGCGAAGCCTTCGCCTATCTCGAACACCTGGAGGAATACGGCCGCCGCAACAAGCTCGACCGGCTCATGGCCCACGCACTTGTCTGGCAAGTGCACTGGCACCTGCTGCTGGGTGAAGTGGTCGCCGCCGAGACCAAGCTGTCACGCCTGGACGTCATCGCCGCGCGGCACCCCGATGCCGTCACCAGCCGCCGCAAGGACATCTTCATCCTGGTCGAGAACGCCCACCTGCGCTGGGACGCCGCCCACGGTGACCTGCATAGCGCGACCCTGCGCCTGAACAGGATGATCGAGGCCGGCGAACAGTACGGCCGCCAGTTGGCGGTGACCCGCCTGAAGATGCTCAGTGCGGTCTTCGACGCCCAGCGCGGCCATCTGGACGCGGCGCGGGAAAAGGTGCTGTCGCTGCTGCGCACCGCCCAGCGCTTCGGACAGCTGCGCAGCGTGATCGACGCCCACCCCGATGCGCTGGACCTGATCGAGACACTGACCCGCGACCAGCCGCTGGACCCCTTGCTGGCGTTCTACGTCGAACGCTTGCAGAACACCCGCCGCGCGCCAGCCACACAGGCCTGCGCCGATCCCGCACCCCGAACCACCGGCCTGCAACTGGGCGCAGGCATGGAGCCACTCAGCGAGCGTGAACTCGAGGTGCTGCGCCTGCTGGCCCAGGCCCTGCCGAACAAGAAGATTGCCCGCGCACTGGGCCTGTCCCATGAAACGGTGAAATGGCACCTGCGGCACATCTACAGCAAGCTTGGCGTCGGCAGCCGCGACGAAGCCGTAGCCCGCCTGCGGGACGCGGAGACCGCCGACGACGCCACCCGCTGACCCCACCGCGCCGCCACCCGCAATGGGTGGCGGCGCCGGCTGCAGCGCAGCCGAGCATGGCTGGAACCTTTCCCGAGGATCCGCCATGAGCGCCGAAGTGATCGAGTTTCGCGAGTCCCAGCTGGCCATTGCCGACGGCATCGCCACCTTCACCCACCAGAAGCCCACCGCGCGCAACGCGCTCTCGCTGGAGCTGCGGGCAGACTATGCGCAGATGCTCGATCGCGTGGAGTCCGACCGCAGCCTGCGCGCACTGATCCTCACCGGTTCGGGTGGCAGTTTCTGTGCCGGCGGAGACATCAGGTCACTGAAGGAGCGCCAGCTCAGCACCGACCCCGAAATCAATTCGGCCAATGCCATGCGCCTGCGTATCCGGCGCCTGCATGGCTGGCTGGAACGCCTGCGCGGCCTGGAGCTCCCGGTGATCGCCGCCGTCGACGGACCCGCCTACGGCGCCGGATTCGCCATTGCCCTGCTGGCGGATTTCATCGTCGCCTCCGACCGCGCCTCGTTCTGCATGCCCTTCGCCAAGCTCGGCCTGGTACCGGACTCCGGCGCGCTCTACACGCTGCCCCGCGCCGTCGGCCTGCCGAAGGCCAAGGAGCTGCTGTTCAGCGCACGACGCGTGTCGGTCGAGGAAGCTTGCGAGCTGGGGATCGTCCATTCGATTCACCCCCAGGATGAGCTGCCCGCCGCCGCCCAGCAGCTGGCCCGTCGCTTCCTGGACTCGCCGCGCGACGCCATCGCCATGAGCAAGCGCCTGCTCAATCAGAGCTACGAGACCCACTGGGACGCCATGGCCGAGCTGGAAGGCCTGGCGCAGGGCATCGCCTCCACCGCGCCGTATCACGACGAAGCCGTATCGACCTTCCTGCGTGGCGAACCTTCGCGCTTCGACTGGGACCGCGACTGAGCCACCCGGCCAGGGTGGAGTAACCGCGCGATACCTGCCCCTAACGTAGCCAGCGAGACCCTGCGCTTCTCGCGCAACACGACAACCGCGACCGGCAGTGCCGGTCGGCATCAGGAGCCTTCCGTGCATATCGAGCGCAGTGTTTTCCGCGACGACCATGAGATCTTCCGCACCACCGTGCGACGCTTTTTCGAGCGCGAATGCGTGCCACGCCAGGAAGCCTGGAACCAGGCCGGGCAATGGGACCGCGATATCTGGCTGAAGGCCGGCCGCGAAGGGCTGCTGTGCATCACGTTGCCGGTCGAGTACGGCGGCGGCGGCGGCGACTTCGGCCATAGCGCGGTATACAACGAGGAGTTCAACCGGGCCGGGCTGTCCGGCAACGGCCTGGGCATGCACTCGGACATCATCGCCCCGTACATCGCCCGCTGCGGCAGCGAAGAACAGAAGCAACGCTGGCTGCCCGGCGCCTGCTCCGGTGAACTGATCCTCGCCATCGCCATGACCGAACCGGGCACCGGCAGCGACCTCAAGGCGGTGCGCACCAGCGCCGTGCGCGATGGCGACGAGTACGTCATCAACGGCAGCAAGACCTTCATCAGCAATGGCCTGACGGCCGACCTGGTCATCGTGGTCTGCAAGACCGACCCGGACGCCGGCTCCAGGGGCATCAGCCTGATCGCCGTAGAGACCGACCGCCCCGGCTTCCAGCGCGGCCGCAAGCTGGACAAGGTCGGCCAGCACGCCCAGGACACTGCCGAGCTGTATTTCGACAACGTCCGCGTCCCCGTCGGCAACCGCCTCGGCGAGGAAGGCAAGGGCTTCGCCTACCTGATGGGCGAGCTGCCACAGGAGCGCTTCTCCATCGCCGTCTCCGCCGCCGCCCGCCTGGAGACCGTGCTCGAACACACCCTGGACTACGTGAAGAGCCGCCAGGCCTTCGGCCAGACCGTCTGGGACTTCCAGAACACCCGCTTCAAGCTGGCCGACATCAAGGCCCAGGCCACCGCCGTGCGCCTGATGATCGACCACTACCTGGGCGAGCACATGCGTCGGCGCCTGACCCTGGAAGAAGCGGCGATCGCCAAGCTGTTCGCCACCGAGACCCTGGGCAAGGCGCTGGACGAGATGGTCCAGCTGCATGGCGGCTACGGCTACATGCTCGAGTACCCGGTGGCCCGCGCCTTCGTCGACATGCGCGTCAACCGCATCTACGGCGGCACCAGCGAAGTCATGCGCGAACTCATCTCGCGCAAGCTCTGATCACACAAGGACAACAACCATGAGCCAGAAAGCATTCGTCGCCGGCGTCGGCATGATCCAGTTCAAGAAACCGGGTACCAGCGACTTCTACGATGTCATGGCCGCCCAGGCCATCCAGCAGGCCCTGGCTGACGCGGGCATCGACTATCGCCTGGTACAGCAGGCCTACGCCGGCTACGTCTACGGCGACTCCTGCTGCGGGCAGAAGGCCGTGTACCACGCGGGCATGACCGGCATCCCGGTGCTCAACGTCAACAACAACTGCGCCACCGGCTCCTCCGCCCTGTTCCTCGCCCGCCAGGCGGTACAGAGCGGCGCGGTGGACTGCGCCCTGGCAGTGGGCTTCGAACAGATGAACCCCGGCGCCCTGAAATCGGCCTGGACCGACCGGCCGGCTGCGCTGGAACGCGCCAACGCCGTCGTCAGCGAGCTGGTGACCGGCATCGATGTGCCGAGCAACGCCATCCGCCAGTTCGCCGGCGCCGGCCGTGCACACATGCAGAAGTACGGCACCAAACTGGAGACCTTCGCGTCTATTCGCGCCAAGGCCAGCCGCCACGCCGCACGCAACCCGCTGGCGGTGTTCCGCAACGTGGTCACCACTGAACAGGTGATGAACGACGTGGTGCTCTGGCCCGGCGTGCTGACCCGCCTGATGGCCTGCCCGCCAACCTGCGGCGCTGCCGCGGCCATCGTGGTCTCCGAAGCGTTCGCGAAAAAGCACGGCCTGCGCACCGACGTGCTGATCGCCGGCCAGTCCATGGCCACCGACATTCCCGCCTCCTTCGACACCCGCGACATGATCCGGGTCGTCGGCTTCGAGGTCACTCGGCTTGCGGCTCAGCAGGCCTACGAGCAGGCCTGCATCGGCGTGAACGATATCGACGTCATCGAACTGCACGACTGCTTCGCCCAGAACGAGCTGCTCACCTATGAAGGCCTCGGCCTGTGCGCCGAGGGCGAAGGCGAGCAACTGGTGGAAGACGGTGACAACACCTATGGCGGCAAGTGGGTAGTCAATCCGTCCGGCGGCCTGCTCTCCAAGGGCCACCCGCTGGGCGCCACCGGCCTTGCGCAATGCTACGAGCTGACCCACCAGTTGCGCGGCAGCGCCGGTGATCGCCAGGTGGAGAACGCCCGCATCGCGGTGCAGCACAACCTCGGCCTCGGCGGTGCCGGTGTGGTCACCGTGTACCAGAAGAACTGACTTCGGAGCGCCTACCAGATGATCGACAAGAAACACATCGGCAAGGTCCTGCCGTCCTTCAGCGCCACCGCCGAAGCCGGCCAGCTGCGCTTCTTCGCCAGGAGCATCGGCGAAACCGATCCGATCTACCTCGACGAGCAGGCGGCGCGCGACGCCGGGCACCCCGCCCTGCCACTGCCGCCGACCTTCCTGTTCTCCCTGGCCTTCCAGATGCCGAACCAGGCCTGGCGCGACGAGCTGGGCATCATTTCCTCGCGCATCCTGCACGGCGAGGAGTCCTTCACCTACCAGCGCATGGCCTACGCCGGCGACACCCTGCATTACGACGTGCGCATCACCGACATCTACGACAAGAAAGGCGGTGCACTGAGCTTCGTGGTGCGCGAGTCGAAGGTCACCAACCAGCGCGGCGAGCACGTGGCGACCCTGCGCACCACCCTCGTCCACCGCAACGGCTGAACCGGAGACCACCCATGACCCTAGTCCGCTTCGATTCCGTCCAGGTCGGCGACAGCCTGCCGCCGCTGACCCTGGCACCGATCAACCGCACCACCCTGGCGCTGTTCGCCGGGGCCTCGGGCGATCACAACCCGATCCACATCGACATCGATTACGCGCGCAAGGCCGGCATGGCCGACGTGTTCGCCCACGGCATGCTGTCCATGGCCTATCTGGGCCGGTTGCTGACCCAGTGGGTCGACCAGCGCCAGCTGCGCGGCTTAGGCGTGCGCTTCGCCGGTATCACCCACCTCGGCCACCAGATCACCTGCACCGGCAAGGTGGTGGAGAAGTTCGAGGCCGAAGGCGAGCGTCGCGTGAAGCTGGAAATCCAGACCGCCAATCAATACGGCGAAACCAAGATCGTCGGCGACGCCATCGTCGCCCTGCAGTGAGGAACAACAACATGGCAAAACTCGACGGCAAGGTAGCCCTGGTCAGTGGTTCCGGACGCGGCATCGGCCAGGCCATCGCGCTGAAGCTGGCCAGCGAAGGCGCGCGCATCGTGATCAACGACCTGGACCTGGAACCGGCAAAGGAAACCGCCGCGATGATCCGCGACCTCGGCGGCCAGGCGGCGATCTGCCATGGCAACGTCAGCGCACCGGACTTCGCCGAGCGTTACATCCGCACCGCGATGGAGCACTTCAAGGCCATCGACATCATCGTCAACAACGCCGGCTACACCTGGGACGACGTGGTGCAGAAGATGAGCGACGAGCAGTGGTACGCCATCCTCGACTGCCACATGACCGCGCCCTTCCGCATCTTCCGTGCGGCCTACCCGATCATCAAGGCGCAGGCCCAGGCCGACGCCGAGGCCGGCCGCGAGGTGTTTCGCAAGGTGGTGAACATCTCCTCGGTGTCCGCCCTCAACGGCAATGCCGGGCAACTCAACTACAGCGGCGCCAAGGCCGGCGTCGCCGGCATGACCCGCGCGCTGGCCCGCGAGTGGGGGCGCTTCAAGGTCAACGTCAACGCCGTGGCCTTCGGTTTCATCGAGACGCGCATGACCCGTGCAGACGCTCACGCCGGCGCGACGGTGAACATCGAAGGGCGCGACATCCGCGTCGGCATCAGTCCGGAAGCAGCGAAGTCCTTCGCCCAGCGCAATCCGCTGGGGCGCCCGGGCACGGTGCAGGAGGCGGCCGACGCCGTGTACCTGTTCTGCTCGCCGGAGTCGAACTACATCACCGCGCAAACCGTCGCCGTGGCCGGGAACCTGCAGTAACCGCCGCGCCACGAAAACCGCGCCCAGTCGAATACAAGAACAAGAACACGGAGTCAGCCATGAAAGCCCGGATCACCCGCTACCTGCCCTGTACCCTGCTGGCCAGCATCCTCGCTGCCGGCATCAGCCCGTCGCTGCACGCCGAGGAATCTGGCGGTAGCCAACCGGCGAGCCCGATCACCGCGCAGAAGAACGCCGCGGTGCTGAAGGTACTGCCGTTCAGCGACCGTACCGACTACGAGTCGGTCACCCGCGGGCTCATCGCGCCCTACAAGGGCCAGGTGAAGAACGCGGCAGGCAAGGTGATCTGGGACTCTCAGGCCCACGACTTCCTCGACAAGGACCAGGCCCCGGAGACGGTCAATCCGAGCCTCTGGCGCACCGCCCAGTTGAACAACCATGCCGGCCTGTTCGAGGTCGCCGATGGCATCTACCAGTTGCGCGGGATGGACGTGGCCAACATGACCATCATCGAGGGCAAGGACGGCCTCTTCATCATCGATCCGCTGATGTACGCCGAGACCGCCCGTAACGCGCTGGACCTCTACTACCAGCACCGCCCCAGGAAGCCCATCGTCGGCGTCGGCTACAGCCACAGCCACGGCGACCACTTCGGTGGCGTGCGCGGCATCGTCGACGAAGCCGACGTGAAGAGCGGCAAGGTGAAGATCTTTGCGCCGTCCGGTTTCATGGAACATGCCATCAGCGAGAACATCTTCGTCGGCAACGCCATGAGCCGCCGCTCGCAGTTCCAGTTCGGCACCTTCCTGCCGCGCGGCGAGCGTGGCCAGGTCGACATCGGCATGGGCAAGGCGCTGCCCTCCGGCGGCACCTTCACCCTGATCGCACCGACCGACCTGATCCGGAAGGAGTACGAAACCCACACCGTCGGCGGCATCGAGATCGAGTTCCAGCTCACCCCCGGCACCGAAGCGCCGGCGGAAATGAACTTCTACTTCCCGCAGCACCGCGCGCTGTGCATGTCCGAGAACAGCACGCAGATGATGCACAACATCCTCACCCCGCGCGGCGCGCTGGTACGCGACGCCAAGGCCTGGTCGCAATACCTGGATGCCAGCCTGGAGCGCTATGGCGAGAAGACCGACGTGATGTTCGTCTCGCACAACTGGCCGACCTGGGGCGGCGAACGCATCCGTACGCTGCTGGCTGACCAGCGCGACATGTACGCCTTCCTCAACGATCGCACCGTCCACCTGATGAACCAGGGTCTGACCTCCACCGAAATCGCGCAGAAGATGGACAAGCTGCCCGGCGACCTGGAGAAGAAGTGGTACACCCGCGGCTACTACGGCTCGCTCAGCCACAACTCCCGTGCCGTCTACCAACGCTACCTGGGCTTCTACGACGGCAACCCGGCGAACCTCGACCCGCTGACGCCGGTGGATGCGGGCACCCGCTACGTCGAAGCGATGGGCGGCGCCGATGCCGTCCTCAAGCTGATCCGCGCCGCCATCGACAAGGGCGACTACCGCTGGGCCGCAACCCTGGGCAACCACCTGGTCTTCGCCCAGCCGCAGAACGAAGAAGCGAAGAAGTTGCAGGCCGACGCCCTGGAGCAGTTGGGCTACCAGTCCGAGAACGCGCTGTGGCGCAACATCTATCTGACCGGTGCCATGGAGCTGCGCCATGGCGTTCCGGTCTATGACGCTGGCGCCACCAAGGCCGACGTGGTCAAGAGCATGGAGCCCGGCCAGTTCTTCGACTTCCTGGCGATCCGCCTGGATTCGGACAAGGCCCAGGGCCACGACATGGTGATGAACTGGGTATTCACCGATCTGGCCAAAGACTATGCCGTGACGCTGCGCAACGGCGTGCTCACCCATCGCGATAACGAGAAGAACGCCAGCCCCACGGTGACCATCACCCTGGCCAAGGCCACGCTGGATCAGATCAGCCTGCGCAAGCTGGACTTCCCCACCGCCATCAGGCAGGGCGACATCAAGCTGGACGGTGACGGCAAGGCCCTGGGCGTATTCCTGGGGATGATCGACAGCCCCGCCCCCCAGTTCAACATCGTCACTCCCTGACGCCCGCCCCTTCGACACAGGACACAAGGCATGAAGCAACTTACCCCCATGGATGCACAGTTCTTCTACTCCGATGCCCCCCATCAGCCGATGGTCATCGGCGGCCTGTGGATCTGCGACCAGAACTCCGCACCCAATGGCCTGGTCCGGCACAAGGACATCATCCGCTACATCAACAGCCGCCTGAGCAGCACCTCGCTGTTCCGCCGGCGACTGCAACACGCGCCACTGCGGCTCGACGACCCCTACTGGCTGGAAGACAAGAACTTCGACCTGGAGTACCACATCCGCCATGTCGGCCTGCCGCAACCGGGCGACTGGCGGCAACTGTGCATCTTCACCGCCCGGGCGATGTCGCGGACCCTGGACATGGAGCGCGCGCCCTGGGAAATCACCATCATCGAGGGCCTGAACAACGTCGAGGGCGTGCCACCCGGCAGCTTCGCCCTGCTGCTGCGCCTGCACCACGCCTATGTCGACGGCAAGTCGGGGGTGGAGATCACCACCCTGCTGATGGACGACCAGATCGACTTCGACGAGAACACCTACCGCCTACCCGTCAGCGACCGCATGCCCACGCGCACACAGATGTGGGCCAAGACCATGCCGCGCCTGCTCGGCCAGTCCCTGCGCAGCGCCAGGGCCAGCCTGAGCATCGCGCGCAAGAGCCTGCAACTGGCGGCCCAGCTGCGTGGCGATGCCAGTCCGGACCAGAGCCGCGTGCCCACCACGCTGTTCAACGCGCAGATTTCCCCGCACCGCAGCTATGGCGCCACCCAATGGCCGATCGCCGACCTCAAGCAGATCCGCCGCTGCGCCGAGGGCGCCACCCTCAATGACGTGATCATCGCCATCATCGCCGGGGGGCTGCGGCGCTACCTGCTGCGGCGCGAGGCGCTGCCGGTGGAGCAATCGCTGGTCGCCCTGTGCCCGGTGGCGATGCGTCCGGAAAGCGCCCGGCGCGATATGGGCAACCTGATCTCCATGATGCTGATCGGCATGGGTACCGACATGGCCGATCCGCAACTGCGCCTGCAGGCCATCACCGAGCGCACCCAGCGCGGCGCACCGCTGGCCAAGGAGGTGATGCACGAGCTGATCACCTCCGTGGGCGAAGTACTGCCCGCGCCGATGCGCATGCTCGGCGGCTGGCTGCAGAACCAGGTCCGCTACGTGAGCCGCTTCCACCTGCAGAACACCCTGATCACCAACGTGCCCGGCCCAACCAACGGCGCGGAGAAGAAGTACTTCGCCGGTGCCGAGATCCTCGCCACCTACCCCATAGTGCCGGTGTTCGACGGCATGGGCCTGAGCCACGGCATCACCAGCCTGTACGGCAACATCATCCTCGGCGTGCTGGCCGACCGGCAGATGCTCCCGGACATGGATGTGTACATGGCGAGCCTGCAGGAATCGACCGAGGAGTACCTGGCCCTGGCACACCGGCGCGAAGCCGAGGTGATGGCCAGCGAGCCGGCCAGGCGCCCTGCCGCCTCTCGCAGGCGCCCGGCTTCGCAATCGGCCGAGCCGAGCGTCGAGTAATACCAGGGTGGAGCGTGAAAGGCAGGGAGGCCCCGCGCGCCGCCGTCAACCATCAGCGAACAGGGAGAGTCCCGATGTTCAGGCAGAAGTCAGCGGTGCGGCAATTGAGCGACAAGATGGACCATGCCCACAGCTACCAGGAATGGGCGGAGCACGCCGCCGCCCTCGATCACGCGACCGGCATGGACGACTGGCGCGGCAACGAAGTCTCCGGCGACTACGACTACCGCACGGTGCGGCAACGCATGGAGCGCCTGCGCGGTATGCGCAACGCCGGTTCCTATGCCAATCTGATGTTCGCCCTCAACGAGGGTATCCACGGCAACCTCGCCGGCATGGGCAAAGCCGTGCTCTACGGCCACGCCAACCTGGGCACCAAGCACCTGATCCACCAGTACATCGAAGAAGTCTGCCTGGCGCTGCAGGCCATTGACGACCTCGACGAGAGCGTCATCGCGCTGGACGAGCGCAAGGACTTCTTCCTCCGCGCCAGCCAGTGCTTCGGCCGCTCCGCCCTGATGCTCAGCGGCGGCGCAGTGCTGGGTTACTTCCATGCTGGCGTGCTCAAGGCACTGTTC harbors:
- a CDS encoding SDR family NAD(P)-dependent oxidoreductase, whose amino-acid sequence is MAKLDGKVALVSGSGRGIGQAIALKLASEGARIVINDLDLEPAKETAAMIRDLGGQAAICHGNVSAPDFAERYIRTAMEHFKAIDIIVNNAGYTWDDVVQKMSDEQWYAILDCHMTAPFRIFRAAYPIIKAQAQADAEAGREVFRKVVNISSVSALNGNAGQLNYSGAKAGVAGMTRALAREWGRFKVNVNAVAFGFIETRMTRADAHAGATVNIEGRDIRVGISPEAAKSFAQRNPLGRPGTVQEAADAVYLFCSPESNYITAQTVAVAGNLQ
- a CDS encoding MaoC family dehydratase, producing MTLVRFDSVQVGDSLPPLTLAPINRTTLALFAGASGDHNPIHIDIDYARKAGMADVFAHGMLSMAYLGRLLTQWVDQRQLRGLGVRFAGITHLGHQITCTGKVVEKFEAEGERRVKLEIQTANQYGETKIVGDAIVALQ
- a CDS encoding alkyl/aryl-sulfatase; amino-acid sequence: MKARITRYLPCTLLASILAAGISPSLHAEESGGSQPASPITAQKNAAVLKVLPFSDRTDYESVTRGLIAPYKGQVKNAAGKVIWDSQAHDFLDKDQAPETVNPSLWRTAQLNNHAGLFEVADGIYQLRGMDVANMTIIEGKDGLFIIDPLMYAETARNALDLYYQHRPRKPIVGVGYSHSHGDHFGGVRGIVDEADVKSGKVKIFAPSGFMEHAISENIFVGNAMSRRSQFQFGTFLPRGERGQVDIGMGKALPSGGTFTLIAPTDLIRKEYETHTVGGIEIEFQLTPGTEAPAEMNFYFPQHRALCMSENSTQMMHNILTPRGALVRDAKAWSQYLDASLERYGEKTDVMFVSHNWPTWGGERIRTLLADQRDMYAFLNDRTVHLMNQGLTSTEIAQKMDKLPGDLEKKWYTRGYYGSLSHNSRAVYQRYLGFYDGNPANLDPLTPVDAGTRYVEAMGGADAVLKLIRAAIDKGDYRWAATLGNHLVFAQPQNEEAKKLQADALEQLGYQSENALWRNIYLTGAMELRHGVPVYDAGATKADVVKSMEPGQFFDFLAIRLDSDKAQGHDMVMNWVFTDLAKDYAVTLRNGVLTHRDNEKNASPTVTITLAKATLDQISLRKLDFPTAIRQGDIKLDGDGKALGVFLGMIDSPAPQFNIVTP
- a CDS encoding enoyl-CoA hydratase/isomerase family protein codes for the protein MSAEVIEFRESQLAIADGIATFTHQKPTARNALSLELRADYAQMLDRVESDRSLRALILTGSGGSFCAGGDIRSLKERQLSTDPEINSANAMRLRIRRLHGWLERLRGLELPVIAAVDGPAYGAGFAIALLADFIVASDRASFCMPFAKLGLVPDSGALYTLPRAVGLPKAKELLFSARRVSVEEACELGIVHSIHPQDELPAAAQQLARRFLDSPRDAIAMSKRLLNQSYETHWDAMAELEGLAQGIASTAPYHDEAVSTFLRGEPSRFDWDRD
- a CDS encoding acyl-CoA dehydrogenase family protein, translating into MHIERSVFRDDHEIFRTTVRRFFERECVPRQEAWNQAGQWDRDIWLKAGREGLLCITLPVEYGGGGGDFGHSAVYNEEFNRAGLSGNGLGMHSDIIAPYIARCGSEEQKQRWLPGACSGELILAIAMTEPGTGSDLKAVRTSAVRDGDEYVINGSKTFISNGLTADLVIVVCKTDPDAGSRGISLIAVETDRPGFQRGRKLDKVGQHAQDTAELYFDNVRVPVGNRLGEEGKGFAYLMGELPQERFSIAVSAAARLETVLEHTLDYVKSRQAFGQTVWDFQNTRFKLADIKAQATAVRLMIDHYLGEHMRRRLTLEEAAIAKLFATETLGKALDEMVQLHGGYGYMLEYPVARAFVDMRVNRIYGGTSEVMRELISRKL
- a CDS encoding lipid-transfer protein; translation: MSQKAFVAGVGMIQFKKPGTSDFYDVMAAQAIQQALADAGIDYRLVQQAYAGYVYGDSCCGQKAVYHAGMTGIPVLNVNNNCATGSSALFLARQAVQSGAVDCALAVGFEQMNPGALKSAWTDRPAALERANAVVSELVTGIDVPSNAIRQFAGAGRAHMQKYGTKLETFASIRAKASRHAARNPLAVFRNVVTTEQVMNDVVLWPGVLTRLMACPPTCGAAAAIVVSEAFAKKHGLRTDVLIAGQSMATDIPASFDTRDMIRVVGFEVTRLAAQQAYEQACIGVNDIDVIELHDCFAQNELLTYEGLGLCAEGEGEQLVEDGDNTYGGKWVVNPSGGLLSKGHPLGATGLAQCYELTHQLRGSAGDRQVENARIAVQHNLGLGGAGVVTVYQKN
- a CDS encoding MaoC family dehydratase N-terminal domain-containing protein, translating into MIDKKHIGKVLPSFSATAEAGQLRFFARSIGETDPIYLDEQAARDAGHPALPLPPTFLFSLAFQMPNQAWRDELGIISSRILHGEESFTYQRMAYAGDTLHYDVRITDIYDKKGGALSFVVRESKVTNQRGEHVATLRTTLVHRNG
- a CDS encoding LuxR C-terminal-related transcriptional regulator; this translates as MDKPSSTTTNVSAPHDRPAEPALTTALDRSKLVPPRSGSRTISRDRLLQQLVENRRRRCTVIKGPAGWGKTTLLLACRQQLLSLGFEVAWLSLGPEDNDLGRFIDYLLGSLAQIDLQMVQHASLMEAHGFDSESVERTIITLVQGVASSQREVVLVLDDLHSLTDVGIHQALQWLLDYAPSNLHLVLGTRSAVPLSLARLRSQGQVLELDLRDLSFTLEETRQFLQQQLGELATDEIRQIHELTDGWIAGLQLLAASRRKPSQGSNGAPSPLRDHQAFASYFESTVLARLQPDDVELLLHTAVCNRFCPSLCAALVDRPEAIAEAVELLARLEQDNLFLIALETPDQENWYRLHPLLRETLLGLFARLPAQQQSAVHSRAWQWQRDRGQLVEAVRHAVAGGQAAMAAQLVEDQLEALYAQGDLRILIELARLLPREQIQTSIRLRLLLARMQVFARDFNACENSISSLERDLPVDDEDSRFRLAMLRAVLAVQRDDTDEALAILPQLLNPPPGVNSVMLGGSLNILSWLYMNRGEYERARQVQLDRPPLLVNGAPLLGTAGGTLQGRCLIGLSLAMEGQISQAERIYREVIYEAQRHGRSCADALHLATALLGDTLYESNEIEAALALLEPQIDVLERISIPDSVLRALEVLGKAHWVAGNRREAFAYLEHLEEYGRRNKLDRLMAHALVWQVHWHLLLGEVVAAETKLSRLDVIAARHPDAVTSRRKDIFILVENAHLRWDAAHGDLHSATLRLNRMIEAGEQYGRQLAVTRLKMLSAVFDAQRGHLDAAREKVLSLLRTAQRFGQLRSVIDAHPDALDLIETLTRDQPLDPLLAFYVERLQNTRRAPATQACADPAPRTTGLQLGAGMEPLSERELEVLRLLAQALPNKKIARALGLSHETVKWHLRHIYSKLGVGSRDEAVARLRDAETADDATR